The Arsenophonus sp. genome contains a region encoding:
- the yegQ gene encoding tRNA 5-hydroxyuridine modification protein YegQ, giving the protein MVELLSPAGSLKHMRYAFAYGADAVYAGQPRYSLRVRNNDFDYEKLNQGIQESHNQGKRFYVVLNIIPHNSKIKTFIQDISPIVKMNPDAFIVSDPGLIMMLKDSFSNINIHLSVQSNAINWATVKFWKKIGLSRIILSRELDIEEIYEIHKKVPDIELEVFIHGALCMAYSGRCLLSSYLSKRDANQGACTNICRWKYDINQNEKIKEKKQTYKSVIINRNNSNLEKMQVIEDIHGTYILNSKDLCGIKYIKELLNSGVCSFKIEGRTKSFYYCARTAQIYRNAIDDAISGRPFNNDLLKMLSGLSNRGYTSGFFKRHDDDDMNRQNYIFGHSVSYTQKFVGEFTGQYKDHFAEVNVKNKFSIGDNLELITPIENFKFILDAMLDKNKSSIIHAKGNGYIVYLKIPKKINLKFALLIKNLI; this is encoded by the coding sequence ATGGTAGAATTACTTTCTCCTGCTGGTTCTTTAAAACATATGAGATATGCTTTTGCATATGGTGCAGATGCTGTATATGCTGGTCAGCCTAGGTATAGTTTACGAGTTCGTAATAATGATTTTGATTATGAAAAATTAAATCAAGGTATTCAAGAATCTCATAATCAAGGAAAACGTTTTTATGTTGTTTTAAATATAATACCTCATAATTCTAAAATTAAAACTTTTATTCAGGATATATCTCCAATAGTAAAAATGAATCCAGATGCTTTTATTGTATCTGATCCTGGATTAATTATGATGTTAAAAGATTCATTTTCTAATATTAATATTCATCTTTCTGTACAATCTAATGCAATTAATTGGGCTACAGTGAAATTTTGGAAAAAAATAGGTCTAAGTAGAATTATTTTATCTCGTGAGTTAGATATAGAAGAAATTTATGAAATTCATAAAAAAGTTCCAGATATTGAATTAGAAGTATTTATACATGGTGCACTTTGTATGGCATATTCTGGTCGGTGTTTATTATCAAGTTATTTAAGTAAACGTGATGCTAATCAAGGTGCTTGTACTAATATATGTAGATGGAAATATGACATAAATCAAAATGAAAAAATAAAAGAAAAAAAGCAAACATATAAATCAGTGATTATAAATAGAAATAATAGTAATTTAGAAAAAATGCAGGTTATTGAAGATATTCATGGTACTTATATTTTAAATTCTAAAGACTTATGTGGAATTAAATATATTAAAGAATTATTAAATTCAGGTGTTTGTTCTTTTAAGATTGAAGGAAGAACTAAATCTTTTTATTATTGTGCTAGAACTGCTCAGATATATCGTAATGCAATTGATGATGCTATTTCTGGAAGACCATTTAATAATGATTTATTAAAAATGTTGAGTGGACTTTCGAATAGAGGATATACTAGTGGTTTTTTTAAGAGACATGATGACGACGATATGAATCGTCAAAATTATATTTTTGGACATTCTGTTTCATATACTCAAAAATTTGTTGGTGAATTTACCGGACAATATAAGGATCATTTTGCTGAAGTTAATGTGAAAAATAAATTTTCTATTGGAGATAATTTAGAATTAATTACTCCAATAGAAAATTTTAAATTTATTTTAGATGCCATGTTAGATAAAAATAAATCGTCTATTATTCATGCAAAAGGAAATGGATATATTGTTTATTTAAAGATACCTAAAAAAATCAATTTGAAATTTGCACTTTTAATTAAAAATTTAATTTAA
- the bamE gene encoding outer membrane protein assembly factor BamE: MSFFYRLLIFLLFQFVISGCFLNKYLIYYPNIDQGNYYSKDNILKIRKGMTKSQVIYILGYPLLKEPFFQSKWYYIFRKKIGFNLVKQETIILSFKNNILKDIKYHSLCLNCN, from the coding sequence ATGAGTTTTTTTTATAGATTATTGATTTTTTTGTTATTTCAATTTGTTATTTCTGGTTGTTTTTTAAATAAATATTTAATTTATTATCCGAATATTGATCAAGGAAATTATTATTCAAAAGATAATATTTTGAAAATAAGGAAAGGAATGACCAAAAGTCAAGTTATCTATATCTTAGGTTACCCTTTATTAAAAGAGCCGTTTTTTCAATCAAAATGGTATTATATTTTTCGTAAAAAAATTGGTTTTAATTTAGTAAAACAAGAAACAATTATTTTATCTTTTAAAAACAATATTTTAAAAGATATTAAATATCATTCTTTATGTTTAAATTGTAATTGA
- the gyrA gene encoding DNA topoisomerase (ATP-hydrolyzing) subunit A has product MNDVVNNVRLVSIEEELKKSYLDYAMSVIIGRALPDVRDGLKPVHRRVLYAMHVLGNYWNKPYKKSARIVGDVIGKYHPHGDSAVYDTIVRLAQSFSMRYMLIDGQGNFGSIDGDSAAAMRYTEIRMSKIAYELLEDLDKKTVKFVSNYDGTEEIPDVMPTRIPNLLINGSSGIAVGMATNIPPHNLNEVINGCLAYLNDSNITIHNLLKYIPGPDFPTSAIIIGKKGIIDAYHTGKGIIHIRARVNIEKNQKTQREKIIIYELPYQVNKSKLIEKIAELVREKRIDGIYALRDESDKDGLRIVIEIKRDAIAEIILNNLYALTQLQINFGINMVALCNGKPRLLNLKDIIKHFIYHRKHIITRRIIFELEKARERAHILEAFAIALVNLSSMIKMIRSVLTPNEAKLNLINYAWDLGNIKDILVKHSSTNIFKPKWVKDQYGVHESQYFFTKKQAQAILNLRLHKLTNLEHKKILYEYDMILKKIKNLLSILESPMQLIDIVRKELIDIRKKYFDLRRTEIREHVPDINTEDLIYQEEVVVTLSHKGYIKYQPLSDYTAQKRGGKGKSAVRIKEEDFIERLLVTNTHANILCFSNFGRLYCIKVYQLPQSTRVARGKPIINILPLNKRERITAIFSLDKFNNTYYILMVTSKGIIKKTALNDFKKPRKIGIIAITLHKDDELVGVDLTNGKNQIMLFSAYGKVVRFTEDKVRPMGRLAIGIKGIKLKENDRVVSLIIPDNHQDILTVTENGYGKRTDQTEYPIKSRATQGVIGMKINKRNGKLISAIQVTKIDQIMLITNSGTLVRIRVEEINMIGRNTQGVILIRTAPEEKVVALQRVVNSEKILRKI; this is encoded by the coding sequence ATGAACGATGTAGTAAATAATGTTAGATTAGTTAGTATAGAGGAAGAGTTAAAAAAATCTTATTTAGATTATGCGATGTCTGTAATCATTGGACGTGCATTACCAGATGTAAGAGATGGTTTGAAACCTGTACATCGTCGCGTTTTATATGCGATGCATGTTTTAGGAAATTATTGGAATAAACCTTATAAAAAATCTGCTCGTATAGTAGGAGATGTTATTGGAAAATATCATCCTCATGGAGATTCTGCTGTTTATGATACCATAGTTCGTTTGGCACAGTCTTTTTCTATGAGATATATGTTAATCGATGGACAAGGAAATTTTGGATCCATTGATGGAGATTCTGCTGCAGCGATGCGTTATACTGAAATTCGTATGTCTAAAATTGCTTATGAATTATTAGAAGATTTAGATAAAAAAACTGTAAAATTTGTATCTAATTATGATGGAACTGAAGAAATACCTGATGTAATGCCTACTAGAATACCAAATTTATTGATTAATGGATCTTCTGGTATTGCAGTTGGTATGGCGACTAATATACCTCCTCATAATCTTAATGAGGTTATTAATGGATGTTTAGCTTATTTAAATGATAGTAATATTACTATTCATAACTTATTAAAATACATTCCTGGTCCAGATTTTCCAACTTCTGCAATTATTATTGGAAAAAAAGGAATCATTGATGCTTATCATACTGGAAAAGGAATTATTCATATTCGAGCAAGAGTTAATATTGAAAAAAATCAAAAGACTCAACGAGAAAAAATTATAATTTATGAATTGCCATATCAAGTTAATAAATCAAAATTAATAGAAAAAATTGCAGAATTAGTGAGAGAAAAACGAATTGATGGTATTTATGCATTGCGCGATGAATCTGATAAAGATGGATTAAGAATTGTTATTGAAATCAAACGGGATGCTATAGCAGAAATTATTTTAAATAATCTTTATGCTTTAACTCAATTACAAATTAATTTTGGTATTAACATGGTCGCACTTTGTAACGGAAAGCCAAGATTATTGAATTTAAAGGACATAATTAAACATTTTATATATCATAGAAAGCATATTATAACACGTAGAATTATTTTTGAATTAGAAAAAGCACGAGAAAGAGCACATATTTTAGAAGCTTTTGCAATAGCTTTAGTTAATCTTTCATCCATGATTAAAATGATTCGTAGTGTTTTAACACCAAATGAAGCAAAATTAAACTTAATTAATTATGCATGGGATTTAGGTAATATAAAAGATATTTTAGTTAAACATTCTTCTACTAATATTTTTAAGCCAAAATGGGTTAAAGATCAATATGGAGTACATGAATCGCAATATTTTTTCACAAAAAAACAAGCACAAGCAATTTTAAATTTACGTTTACATAAATTAACTAATTTAGAACATAAAAAAATATTATATGAGTATGATATGATTTTAAAAAAAATTAAGAATTTACTTTCTATATTGGAAAGTCCAATGCAATTAATTGATATTGTAAGAAAAGAATTGATTGATATAAGAAAAAAATATTTTGATTTAAGAAGAACTGAAATTAGAGAACATGTTCCTGATATTAATACTGAAGATTTAATTTATCAAGAGGAAGTTGTTGTTACTTTGTCGCATAAAGGATATATAAAATATCAACCTCTATCTGACTATACTGCACAAAAAAGAGGTGGTAAAGGAAAATCTGCTGTTAGAATAAAAGAAGAAGATTTTATTGAAAGATTATTAGTTACTAATACTCATGCAAATATTTTATGTTTTTCTAATTTTGGTCGTCTTTACTGCATTAAAGTATATCAATTACCTCAATCAACAAGAGTTGCTAGAGGAAAACCAATCATTAATATTTTGCCTTTAAATAAAAGAGAAAGAATTACTGCTATATTTTCTTTAGATAAATTTAATAATACTTATTATATTTTAATGGTTACTTCTAAAGGAATCATTAAAAAAACAGCATTAAATGATTTTAAAAAACCAAGAAAAATAGGAATAATTGCTATTACTTTGCATAAAGATGATGAACTGGTTGGAGTAGATTTAACTAATGGAAAAAATCAAATTATGTTATTTTCTGCTTATGGTAAAGTAGTACGATTTACAGAAGATAAAGTACGACCAATGGGCCGTTTAGCTATTGGGATTAAAGGTATTAAATTAAAAGAAAATGATAGAGTAGTTTCTTTAATTATTCCAGATAATCATCAAGATATTTTGACAGTTACTGAAAATGGATATGGAAAAAGAACTGATCAAACCGAATATCCAATTAAATCTCGTGCTACTCAGGGAGTTATTGGAATGAAAATTAATAAAAGAAATGGAAAATTAATTAGTGCAATTCAAGTTACTAAAATTGATCAAATTATGTTAATTACTAATTCAGGGACATTAGTAAGAATTAGAGTTGAAGAGATTAATATGATTGGAAGGAATACACAAGGAGTTATATTAATTAGAACTGCTCCAGAAGAAAAAGTAGTTGCATTGCAACGTGTAGTTAATTCTGAAAAAATATTAAGAAAAATATAA
- the nrdA gene encoding class 1a ribonucleoside-diphosphate reductase subunit alpha: protein MHKKLFVIKRNGIKEEINLDKIHKVLNWAAKGLKNVSISQIELRSKIQFYNGIKTSNIQETLIKAAADLISEKTPDYQYLAARLAIFDLRKKAYGSFTPPPLYKHVQNLVKINKYDAHLLVDYSKDEFDQMNSFIDHHRDMNFSYAAVKQLEGKYLLKNRITGQIYESAQFLYILVSACLFSKYSKKNRLNYIYRFYNAISTFKISLPTPIMAGVRTPTRQFSSCVLIECNDSLDSINATSGAIIKYVSRRAGIGINAGSIRALGSPIRNGEAFHTGCIPFYKLFQSAVKSCSQGGIRGGAATLFFPLWHLEIESLLVLKNNRGIEDNRVRHLDYAVQINKIMYERLIQNQYITLFSPSDVPGLYESFFSNQKKFIELYIKYETNDKIRKKKIKAIDLFSILMQERASTGRIYIQNVDHCNTHSAFNSKIAPIRQSNLCLEITLPTTPLNDLKDENGEIALCTLAAFNLGIINKLDELEELSILIVRALDALLDYQSYPIKAAEKSAKNRRSLGIGVINYAYYLAKNNLKYSNGSAKKLTHDTFEAIQFYLLKASNQLAREQGACALFNETTYSKNIFPIDTYKKNLDSIISNQLNYNWDILRKNIKKYGLRNSTLSALMPSETSSQISNATNGIEPPRGYITTKASKDGILRQVVPEYEKLKNNYELLWDLPDNEGYLELIGIMQKFVDQSISTNTHYDPKRFLMNKIPMHQLLKDLLTAYKYGIKTLYYHNTRDGAKDYQKNIKKDVESYNYFCEGNSCVI, encoded by the coding sequence ATGCATAAAAAATTATTTGTTATTAAGAGAAATGGAATTAAAGAAGAAATTAACTTAGATAAAATTCATAAAGTATTAAATTGGGCTGCTAAAGGATTGAAAAATGTATCAATTTCTCAAATTGAATTACGATCTAAAATACAATTTTATAATGGAATTAAAACATCAAATATTCAAGAAACTTTAATAAAAGCAGCTGCTGATTTAATTTCAGAAAAAACACCAGATTATCAATATCTTGCAGCAAGATTAGCTATTTTTGATTTAAGAAAAAAAGCATATGGTTCTTTTACACCACCTCCATTATATAAACATGTTCAAAATTTAGTAAAAATTAATAAATATGACGCTCATTTATTAGTTGATTATTCTAAAGATGAATTTGATCAAATGAATAGTTTTATTGATCATCATAGAGATATGAATTTTTCATATGCTGCAGTGAAACAATTAGAAGGAAAATATTTACTAAAAAATAGAATTACTGGACAAATATATGAAAGTGCACAATTTTTATATATTTTAGTTTCTGCATGTTTATTTTCAAAATATTCTAAAAAAAATAGATTAAATTATATCTATAGATTTTATAATGCTATTTCTACATTTAAAATTTCTTTACCAACTCCTATTATGGCAGGAGTACGAACTCCAACACGTCAATTTAGTTCATGCGTATTAATAGAATGTAATGATAGTCTTGATTCTATTAATGCTACCAGTGGAGCTATAATAAAATATGTTTCTAGACGTGCGGGAATTGGAATTAATGCCGGAAGTATTCGTGCTTTAGGTAGTCCAATTAGAAATGGAGAAGCATTTCATACTGGATGTATTCCCTTTTACAAACTATTTCAAAGTGCTGTAAAATCATGCTCGCAGGGAGGAATAAGAGGAGGAGCTGCTACATTATTTTTTCCATTATGGCATTTAGAAATAGAAAGTTTACTTGTACTTAAAAATAATAGAGGCATTGAAGATAATCGTGTTAGACATTTAGATTATGCAGTACAAATTAATAAAATTATGTATGAAAGACTTATTCAAAACCAATATATTACATTATTTAGTCCTTCTGACGTACCAGGATTATATGAATCTTTTTTTTCAAATCAAAAAAAATTTATAGAATTATATATTAAATATGAAACAAATGATAAAATAAGAAAAAAAAAGATCAAAGCTATTGATTTATTCTCTATTTTAATGCAAGAAAGAGCTTCAACTGGAAGAATATATATACAAAATGTTGATCATTGTAATACGCATAGTGCATTTAATTCTAAAATAGCACCTATTCGACAATCAAATTTATGTTTAGAAATCACATTGCCAACTACTCCATTAAATGATCTTAAAGATGAAAATGGAGAAATTGCGCTATGCACATTAGCCGCATTTAATTTAGGTATCATAAATAAATTAGATGAATTAGAGGAATTATCTATATTAATAGTACGTGCATTAGATGCACTACTTGACTATCAATCTTATCCTATTAAAGCTGCAGAAAAATCTGCAAAAAATAGACGATCTTTAGGAATTGGAGTTATAAACTATGCATATTATTTAGCTAAAAACAATCTTAAATATTCTAATGGAAGTGCAAAAAAATTAACCCATGATACATTTGAAGCAATACAATTTTATTTATTAAAAGCATCAAATCAATTAGCTAGAGAACAAGGTGCATGTGCTTTATTTAATGAAACAACATATTCAAAAAATATTTTTCCTATTGATACATACAAAAAAAATTTAGATAGTATTATTTCTAATCAGTTAAATTATAATTGGGATATTTTAAGAAAAAATATAAAAAAATATGGATTAAGAAATTCGACACTTTCAGCATTAATGCCATCAGAAACATCTTCTCAAATTTCTAATGCTACAAATGGTATTGAACCACCTAGAGGATACATAACAACTAAAGCATCCAAAGATGGAATATTAAGACAAGTAGTTCCAGAATATGAAAAATTAAAAAATAACTATGAATTACTTTGGGATTTGCCAGATAATGAAGGATATTTAGAATTAATTGGCATAATGCAAAAATTTGTAGATCAGTCTATTTCAACAAATACTCATTACGATCCAAAACGATTTTTAATGAATAAAATCCCAATGCATCAACTATTAAAAGATTTATTAACAGCTTATAAATATGGAATTAAAACACTTTACTATCATAATACCAGAGATGGAGCAAAAGATTATCAAAAAAATATTAAAAAAGATGTAGAATCTTATAATTATTTTTGTGAAGGAAATAGTTGTGTTATTTGA
- the ubiG gene encoding bifunctional 2-polyprenyl-6-hydroxyphenol methylase/3-demethylubiquinol 3-O-methyltransferase UbiG: protein MKNKIKNFDIKEIKQFEKIANHWWNKNNNVYLLHKLNPLRLNYILKHSNGLYKKKILDIGCGGGILSESISKEGGIVTGIDISKKQIEVAKKHALKKKYKINYLVETVEEHIKKKKKYDVITCMELLEHVPYPKSIIKSCQYLIKSSGDIFISTINRTIQSWFFIIFIGEYVLNYIPKGTHKIKKFIQPSELLEWIDNSSLIAKNITGIKYNPIIKNFQLSSNLNTNYLIHLKNQTF, encoded by the coding sequence ATGAAAAATAAAATAAAAAATTTTGATATTAAAGAAATTAAACAATTTGAAAAAATCGCAAATCATTGGTGGAATAAAAATAACAATGTTTACTTATTACATAAATTAAATCCATTACGTTTAAATTATATTTTAAAACATAGTAATGGACTTTATAAAAAAAAAATACTTGATATCGGATGCGGAGGAGGTATTTTATCTGAAAGTATAAGCAAAGAAGGTGGAATAGTAACAGGAATTGACATTAGTAAAAAACAAATTGAAGTTGCTAAAAAACATGCTCTCAAAAAAAAATATAAAATAAATTATTTAGTAGAAACAGTAGAAGAACACATAAAAAAAAAAAAAAAATATGACGTTATTACTTGTATGGAATTATTAGAACATGTTCCTTATCCTAAATCAATTATTAAATCTTGCCAATATTTAATTAAATCTAGCGGAGATATTTTTATATCTACGATTAATCGTACTATACAATCTTGGTTTTTTATTATTTTTATTGGAGAATATGTATTAAATTACATACCAAAAGGAACACATAAAATAAAAAAATTTATTCAACCTTCTGAATTATTAGAATGGATAGATAATTCTTCACTAATAGCAAAAAATATTACAGGTATTAAGTATAACCCAATAATTAAAAATTTTCAATTGAGTTCTAATTTAAATACAAATTACTTAATACATTTAAAAAATCAAACATTTTGA
- the yfaE gene encoding class I ribonucleotide reductase maintenance protein YfaE, with the protein MKTTIQPYYSIILKKKNIKSINFYIKNKIFLLKFLKKNNIYIESQCQSGYCGCCHVKLQYGKVKYIKNPIGLVNDYDILPCICFPITDIIISINYYKKKKIILNF; encoded by the coding sequence ATGAAAACAACAATACAACCATATTATTCTATAATTTTAAAAAAAAAAAATATCAAATCTATCAATTTTTATATTAAAAATAAAATTTTTTTATTAAAATTTTTAAAAAAAAATAATATTTATATTGAATCACAATGTCAAAGTGGATATTGTGGTTGTTGTCATGTAAAATTACAATATGGAAAAGTAAAATATATTAAAAATCCAATAGGATTAGTTAATGATTACGATATTCTTCCTTGTATTTGTTTTCCAATTACTGACATTATTATATCAATAAATTATTACAAAAAAAAAAAAATTATTTTAAATTTTTGA
- the murB gene encoding UDP-N-acetylmuramate dehydrogenase translates to MEYKTLKSYNTLGLDAKAKAIWIASSKEELLFLFKKAKWKKLPILLLGKGSNVFFIKNFNGVVILNRIKELKITESSKKWFIHVGAGNIWHELVKTLLNHGIYGLENLAFIPGCAGAAPIHNIGAYGLEFQDVCNYVDILNLKNGSEYRLKKSECKFGYRESIFKNQYYYKNFAITSIGLELNKVWKPILTYNNAISKKNQITAKDIFYNILYLRKKKLPNPFIFGNAGSFFKNPILKKKDAKILKKKYPNCPEYTKNADYTKISAGWLIEQCNLKNYEFGGAAVYVHQPLVLINKNRATGKDFINLANYIRKKVMHKFSILLEPEVCFIGKNGILNSLDHLL, encoded by the coding sequence ATGGAATATAAAACATTAAAATCCTATAATACTCTAGGATTAGATGCTAAAGCAAAAGCTATATGGATAGCTTCTTCTAAAGAAGAATTGTTGTTCTTATTTAAGAAAGCAAAATGGAAAAAATTACCAATATTATTACTTGGAAAAGGAAGTAATGTATTTTTTATAAAAAATTTTAATGGTGTAGTTATTTTAAATCGAATTAAAGAACTAAAAATTACAGAATCATCAAAAAAATGGTTTATTCATGTAGGAGCCGGAAATATTTGGCATGAACTAGTCAAAACTCTTCTTAATCATGGAATTTATGGATTAGAGAATTTAGCGTTTATTCCAGGATGTGCTGGAGCAGCACCAATACATAACATTGGTGCTTACGGTTTAGAATTTCAAGATGTGTGTAACTACGTTGATATTTTAAATCTAAAAAATGGATCAGAATATAGACTAAAAAAATCTGAATGTAAATTTGGATATAGAGAAAGTATTTTTAAAAATCAATATTACTATAAAAATTTTGCAATTACTTCTATAGGATTAGAATTAAATAAAGTCTGGAAACCAATATTAACATATAATAATGCAATATCTAAAAAAAATCAAATTACTGCAAAAGATATTTTTTATAATATTTTATACTTAAGAAAAAAAAAGTTACCTAATCCTTTTATTTTTGGTAATGCAGGTAGTTTTTTTAAAAATCCAATACTTAAAAAAAAAGATGCAAAAATTTTGAAAAAAAAATATCCTAATTGTCCTGAATATACAAAAAATGCTGATTATACCAAAATATCAGCTGGATGGCTAATAGAACAATGTAACTTAAAAAATTACGAATTTGGAGGTGCTGCTGTATATGTACATCAACCATTGGTTTTAATTAATAAAAATCGTGCTACTGGAAAAGATTTTATAAATTTAGCAAATTATATTAGAAAAAAAGTTATGCATAAATTTAGTATTTTGTTAGAACCAGAAGTTTGTTTTATTGGAAAAAATGGGATTCTAAATTCATTAGATCATTTATTATGA
- the nrdB gene encoding class Ia ribonucleoside-diphosphate reductase subunit beta has product MRNYTIFSEIPNDQLKEPMFFGQPVNISRYDQQKYIIFSKLIEKQLSFFWRPEEIDLSRDRIDYQKLPIHEKHIFLSNLKYQTLLDSIQGRSPNIAFLPLVSIPELETWIETWSFSETIHSRSYTHIIRNIVTNPSIIFNDIIINSEIIKRAKDISNYYDNLIKMTNYYNTVGEGKYYINSKNLKIDLKTLKKSLYLCLISVNVLEAIRFYISFACSFAFAERALMEGNAKIIKLIARDESLHLIGTQNIINIMKSGQDDPEMRIIAKECEQETINIFIRAAEQEKSWAKYLFSNGSMIGLNKEILYQYIEYITNIRMQAINLNSPFEIYSNPIPWINSWLISDDVQVAPQEVENSAYLVGQIDAEINLNDLKKIKL; this is encoded by the coding sequence ATGAGAAATTATACAATATTTTCAGAAATTCCTAATGATCAATTAAAAGAACCAATGTTTTTTGGACAACCAGTAAACATTTCACGTTATGATCAACAAAAGTATATAATTTTTTCAAAATTAATTGAAAAACAACTTTCATTTTTTTGGAGACCAGAAGAAATAGATTTATCTCGTGATCGCATTGATTATCAAAAACTACCAATACACGAAAAACATATTTTCTTAAGCAATTTAAAATATCAAACATTACTAGATTCAATTCAAGGACGTAGTCCAAACATCGCTTTTTTACCTTTAGTATCTATTCCTGAATTAGAAACATGGATTGAAACTTGGTCTTTTTCAGAAACAATTCATTCTAGATCATATACTCATATTATTAGAAATATTGTTACTAATCCTTCTATCATTTTTAATGATATCATAATTAATTCTGAAATTATCAAACGTGCAAAAGACATTTCTAATTATTATGATAATTTGATTAAAATGACTAATTATTATAATACTGTAGGAGAAGGAAAATATTACATTAATTCTAAAAATTTAAAAATAGATTTAAAAACATTAAAAAAATCTCTTTATCTATGTTTAATTAGTGTTAATGTTTTAGAAGCTATTCGATTTTATATTAGTTTTGCTTGTTCATTTGCATTTGCAGAAAGAGCATTAATGGAAGGAAATGCTAAGATAATTAAATTAATTGCACGTGATGAATCATTACATTTAATTGGTACACAAAATATAATAAATATTATGAAATCTGGTCAAGATGATCCAGAAATGCGCATAATAGCAAAAGAATGTGAACAAGAAACAATCAATATATTTATAAGAGCAGCAGAACAAGAAAAATCTTGGGCGAAATATTTATTTTCTAACGGATCTATGATTGGTTTAAATAAAGAAATATTATATCAATATATCGAATATATTACTAATATCCGTATGCAAGCTATCAATTTAAATTCTCCATTTGAAATATATTCAAATCCAATTCCATGGATTAATTCATGGCTTATTTCTGATGATGTTCAAGTTGCACCTCAAGAAGTAGAAAATAGCGCTTATTTAGTAGGACAAATAGATGCAGAAATAAATTTAAATGATTTAAAAAAAATTAAACTATGA
- the birA gene encoding bifunctional biotin--[acetyl-CoA-carboxylase] ligase/biotin operon repressor BirA, translated as MNNNRYILPLKLIKILSNGSIYSKKELSKRLGIIPEYIKDNINILKKWGIEINTFFKDTYFLNKKMDFLNSEKIYKLVKNGRIIILPIIHSTNQYLIECIEKLKSGDVCIAEYQTNGRGRRGRFWNSPFGYNLYLSLYWNFQKHPIKILGLNIAISTVIAETLNKLLNQNKIQSKWPNDIYLNEKKLAGILIEIIKKIDNSTHIIVGVGLNIKKNKNSILNTNQQCITLEEAGIIIKKNIIASKLILKLRYTLLKFEKHGLLPFVDRWLKLDKFLNKTVSLHIGKNHQERGMVKGINEYGAILLEQKGKITTYLDGEISLRSN; from the coding sequence ATGAATAATAATCGTTATATTTTACCACTAAAACTAATTAAAATTCTTTCTAATGGATCAATATATTCAAAAAAAGAATTATCTAAACGATTAGGAATTATTCCAGAATATATTAAAGATAATATTAATATATTGAAAAAATGGGGAATAGAAATTAATACTTTTTTTAAAGATACCTATTTTTTAAATAAAAAAATGGACTTTTTAAATTCTGAAAAAATTTATAAATTAGTGAAAAATGGAAGAATTATTATTCTTCCTATTATTCATTCAACTAATCAATATCTTATAGAATGTATAGAAAAATTAAAGTCAGGTGATGTTTGTATAGCAGAATATCAAACCAATGGAAGAGGAAGAAGGGGAAGATTTTGGAATTCTCCATTTGGATATAATTTGTATTTATCATTGTATTGGAATTTTCAAAAACATCCTATCAAAATTCTAGGATTAAATATAGCAATTAGTACTGTAATTGCAGAAACTTTAAATAAACTATTAAATCAAAATAAAATTCAATCAAAATGGCCTAATGACATATATTTAAATGAAAAAAAATTAGCTGGAATTCTAATTGAAATAATTAAAAAAATAGATAATTCTACACATATTATTGTTGGTGTAGGATTAAATATTAAAAAAAATAAAAATAGTATACTTAATACTAATCAACAATGTATTACTTTAGAAGAAGCAGGAATAATTATAAAAAAAAATATTATCGCTAGTAAATTAATTTTAAAACTACGTTATACTTTATTAAAGTTTGAAAAACATGGATTACTACCATTTGTAGATCGTTGGCTAAAATTAGATAAATTTTTGAATAAAACAGTATCATTACATATTGGAAAAAATCATCAAGAAAGAGGTATGGTAAAGGGAATAAATGAATATGGAGCAATTTTATTAGAACAAAAAGGGAAAATTACAACATATTTAGACGGTGAAATTTCTTTAAGATCAAATTAA